The following proteins are co-located in the Triticum aestivum cultivar Chinese Spring chromosome 1A, IWGSC CS RefSeq v2.1, whole genome shotgun sequence genome:
- the LOC123041593 gene encoding polygalacturonase gives MMEYLIPSVSAPTAHTKCAQMASIVPLFSLLSLFLCCVLAKKDMKVAPLTNWADHRDRSLQSNHVFSVLRYGAYGDGRHDDTKALSKAWAAACSSLNPSTVLIPKGKKCLTKHVTFFGPCKSSIKLMIEGTLVAPPKRSYWIEDTIRHWILFRSVRGLTVTGGGTIDGNGKFWWQNSCKVNTKLPCRQAPTALTFYSCTNLKVNNLEVLNSQQIHISMERCSDVRMSRLSIRAPSTSPNTDGIHIAHSKDVKVMDCAIKTGDDCMSIEDGTENLHVKNIVCGPGHGISIGSLGDRNSQAQVANITIDGVRLHDTANGARIKTWQGGRGYAKNIVFKNMIMDNVRNPIIIDQNYCDSATPCNKQKVAVEVSNLLFKNIRGTSASREAIKLSCSKAVPCHGIALHNVRLTLKRGGGDAKSTCQNAKWRKLGTVMPQPCSLND, from the exons ATGATGGAATACTTGATCCCATCAGTTTCAGCACCAACAGCACATACTAAGTGTGCACAAATGGCTTCCATTGTGCCCCTTTTCTCTCTACTATCATTATTCTTGTGTTGTGTTCTTGCCAAGAAAGACATGAAAGTGGCCCCTTTGACAAATTGGGCTGATCATAGAGACCGATCTCTACAGTCAAATCATGTTTTCAGTGTGCTCAGATATGGGGCTTACGGGGATGGACGCCACGACGACACAAAG GCATTGTCAAAGGCGTGGGCTGCAGCTTGCTCCTCTTTGAATCCTAGCACTGTGCTCATCCCCAAGGGCAAGAAATGCCTGACGAAGCATGTAACTTTCTTTGGCCCATGCAAATCCAGTATCAAGTTAATG ATTGAAGGTACTTTGGTAGCTCCTCCAAAGAGATCATACTGGATAGAGGATACCATTAGGCACTGGATTTTGTTCAGATCTGTGAGAGGTCTTACTGTCACCGGTGGTGGGACCATTGATGGAAATGGAAAATTTTGGTGGCAGAACTCCTGCAAAGTAAACACAAAACTC CCTTGCAGGCAAGCTCCAACG GCTTTGACGTTCTATTCTTGTACAAATCTGAAAGTGAATAATTTAGAAGTGTTGAACAGCCAACAAATCCACATATCAATGGAGCGTTGCAGCGATGTAAGGATGTCACGCCTATCAATCAGAGCACCCAGCACTAGCCCCAACACCGACGGCATCCATATCGCCCATAGTAAGGATGTGAAAGTCATGGACTGTGCAATCAAGACTGGGGACGACTGCATGTCAATTGAGGATGGGACTGAGAATCTACATGTCAAGAACATCGTGTGTGGACCAGGGCATGGGATAAGCATTGGGAGCTTAGGTGATCGCAACTCTCAAGCTCAAGTTGCAAACATCACCATTGACGGGGTGCGACTGCACGACACGGCGAATGGAGCTCGTATCAAGACATGGCAGGGTGGGCGGGGTTATGCAAAGAATATTGTGTTCAAGAACATGATAATGGATAATGTACGGAACCCGATCATTATCGACCAGAACTACTGCGACTCGGCTACACCATGTAATAAACAG AAAGTGGCTGTGGAGGTGAGCAATCTGTTGTTTAAGAACATTAGGGGGACAAGTGCCTCAAGAGAGGCTATCAAGCTCAGTTGCAGTAAAGCTGTACCTTGCCATGGGATAGCCTTGCACAACGTCAGGCTTACTCTAAAACGAGGGGGTGGTGATGCAAAGAGCACCTGTCAGAATGCAAAATGGAGGAAATTGGGAACAGTTATGCCACAGCCATGTAGTCTCAACGATTGA
- the LOC123041604 gene encoding thioredoxin-like 2, chloroplastic — protein sequence MAEALLHHLPRRFGASTTASSSPSSHGVLSPAPRADLRVTRLAAAAPPGRPHRLMAHAAVRSETGEQPKWWEKNAGANMIDIHSTQEFLDALRDAGDRLVIVEFYGTWCGSCRALFPRLCRTATDNPNIVFLKVNFDENKPMCKRLNVKVLPFFHFYRGADGQLEAFSCSLAKFQKLKDAIAVHNTDRCSIGPPVGVGDVLASSSSQEEAAS from the exons ATGGCCGAggccctcctccaccacctcccccGCCGCTTCGGTgcttccaccaccgcctcctcgtcgccgtcctccCACGGGGTCCTCTCACCCGCCCCACGCGCCGACCTGCGGGTCACGCGCTTGGCGGCTGCCGCCCCGCCTGGGCGGCCACACCGGCTCATG GCCCATGCCGCAGTGCGTTCAGAGACTGGTGAGCAACCTAAATGGTGGGAAAAGAACGCTGGTGCAAATATGATTGACATACACTCCACACAGGAGTTTTTGGATGCACTAAGGGATGCAGGCGACAGGCTTGTTATTGTAGAGTTTTATGGAACTTGGTGTGGTTCTTGCCGGGCACTCTTCCCAAGG CTGTGCAGGACAGCCACGGATAATCCTAATATCGTATTCCTAAAAGTAAATTTTGATGAAAACAAACCTATGTGTAAACGACTGAATGTGAAGGTCCTCCCTTTCTTCCATTTTTATCGCGGAGCCGATGGGCAACTGGAGGCGTTCTCATGTTCCTTAGCTAAG TTTCAGAAGCTGAAGGATGCCATTGCCGTTCACAACACCGATCGCTGCAGCATTGGTCCACCTGTCGGAGTTGGGGATGTGCTTGCTAGCTCGAGCTCCCAGGAGGAAGCTGCAAGCTAG